Proteins from a genomic interval of Rhizobium etli CFN 42:
- a CDS encoding YggS family pyridoxal phosphate-dependent enzyme, which yields MDLQERLNDVRSRIAAGERQAGRPAGSVQLVAVSKTFEAEAIRPAIDAGQRIFGENRVQESQGKWPVLKAENPDIELHLIGPLQSNKAADAVALFDVIETVDREKIARALAEEMKRQDRTPRLYVQVNTGLEPQKAGIAPDDTPAFVTLCRDELGLSIEGLMCIPPAEENPGPHFALLAKLASKCGVEKLSMGMSGDYETAIAFGATSVRVGSAIFGAR from the coding sequence ATGGACCTTCAAGAGCGGTTGAACGACGTGCGCTCGCGGATCGCGGCCGGGGAACGCCAGGCAGGCCGTCCGGCTGGGTCCGTTCAGCTCGTCGCCGTATCGAAGACCTTCGAGGCGGAGGCAATCCGCCCGGCCATCGACGCCGGCCAGCGCATTTTCGGCGAGAACCGGGTGCAGGAAAGCCAGGGCAAATGGCCGGTGCTGAAGGCAGAGAATCCCGATATCGAGCTGCATCTGATCGGACCGCTGCAATCGAACAAGGCGGCGGATGCGGTGGCACTTTTCGACGTGATCGAGACAGTCGACCGCGAAAAGATTGCCCGCGCCCTTGCGGAGGAGATGAAGCGGCAAGACAGGACGCCCCGGCTCTACGTCCAGGTCAATACCGGGCTCGAGCCGCAGAAGGCCGGCATTGCGCCTGACGACACGCCGGCCTTCGTTACGCTTTGCCGCGACGAGCTCGGCCTTTCGATTGAAGGTCTGATGTGCATTCCGCCGGCCGAGGAAAATCCCGGGCCGCATTTTGCCCTGCTGGCAAAGCTCGCGTCGAAATGTGGCGTCGAGAAACTCTCCATGGGCATGTCGGGCGATTACGAGACGGCGATCGCCTTCGGCGCCACCAGCGTTCGCGTCGGGTCGGCAATTTTCGGCGCGCGCTGA